In the Ursus arctos isolate Adak ecotype North America unplaced genomic scaffold, UrsArc2.0 scaffold_19, whole genome shotgun sequence genome, one interval contains:
- the MEAK7 gene encoding MTOR-associated protein MEAK7 isoform X4, with amino-acid sequence MLLSEGAEGKSRRGASHVGEALPLAMVTRLYDGMRGVDLTGKAKGPSDSVSQEQFTVSMSHLLKGNSEEKSLVILKMISPTEGPVKAREVQKFTEDLVGSVVHVLNYRQELRGWTQKRGSGPPARVQVLAAQLFSEMDLQGGEKLPGPQQLDCECDRATIEAWVFRAPHVATFLSVVIHRGFLLLRFSLDLATLVPERHVEQEREFESILDVLSVIFVNSHLRQEQRGRWRLLFSSELHGHSFAQLCGRITHRGPCVLLLEDHDGQVFGGFASCSWEVKPQFQGDDTCFLFSISPRMAVYTSTGYNDHYMYLNHGQQTIPNGLGMGGQHNYFGLWVDVDFGKGHSKAKPKCTTYNSPQLSAQEDFGFEKMEVWAVGDASGSQQVSWGRCPFSCSVWRSFILNLVPELLPDRDAGGCTAGLGVLLGSVAFCEVNLPGNRACLGWEAWPTYDEEGRLPSRPLVLQ; translated from the exons AGCCACGTTGGGGAAGCTCTTCCCCTGGCGATGGTCACCAGACTATATGACGGCATGCGGGGCGTTGACCTGACGGGAAAGGCCAAGGGGCCCAGCGACAGTGTCTCCCAGGAGCAGTTCACGGTGTCCATGTCCCACTTGTTGAAGGGAAACTCTGAGGAGAAGAGTCTTGTGATCCTGAAAATGATTTCTCCCACCGAAGGTCCCGTGAAAGCAAGAGAAGTCCAGAAG TTTACAGAGGATCTGGTTGGCTCTGTGGTGCATGTGCTCAACTACAGACAGGAGCTGAGAGGCTGGACCCAGAAGAGAGGCTCAGGCCCCCCTGCCAGGGTGCAGGTGCTGGCTGCCCAGCTCTTCTCTGAGATGGACCTTCAAG GTGGCGAGAAGCTTCCAGGGCCTCAGCAGCTGGACTGTGAGTGTGACCGAGCCACGATCGAGGCCTGGGTGTTCAGGGCCCCCCACGTGGCCACGTTCCTGAGTGTGGTCATCCACAGAGGCTTCCTCCTCCTGCGCTTCTCCCTCGATCTGGCCACCCTGGTCCCCGAGCGTCACGTTGAGCAGGAGAGGGAGTTTGAGAGCATCCTGGATGTCCTGTCGGTTATCTTCGTCAACTCCCACCTGCGCCAGGAGCAGCGGGGCCGCTGGCGCCTGCTCTTCTCGTCCGAGCTCCACGGGCACAGCTTTGCCCAGCTCTGCGGCCGCATCACCCACCGGGGCCCCTGCGTGCTGCTGCTGGAGGACCACGACGGCCAGGTGTTCGGCGGGTTTGCCTCCTGCTCCTGGGAGGTCAAGCCTCAGTTTCAAG GGGATGACACGTGCTTCCTGTTCTCCATCTCCCCTCGCATGGCCGTGTACACGTCCACGGGTTACAACGACCACTACATGTACCTGAATCACGGGCAGCAGACCATCCCAAACGGACTG GGCATGGGAGGACAGCACAATTACTTCGGGCTGTGGGTCGATGTGGATTTCGGGAAAGGACACAGCAAGGCCAAGCCCAAGTGCACCACGTACAACAGCCCTCAGCTGTCGGCCCAGGAGGACTTCGGCTTTGAGAAGATGGAGGTGTGGGCAGTGGGGGACGCCTCGGGGTCGCAGCAGGTGAGCTGGGGGCGCTGCCCCTTTTCCTGCTCCGTCTGGAGGTCGTTCATCTTAAACTTGGTCCCAGAGCTGCTGCCGGACAGAGATGCTGGGGGGTGCACAGCAGGGCTGGGAGTCCTGTTGGGGTCTGTGGCGTTTTGTGAAGTGAACCTGCCGGGAAACAGGGCCTGTCTGGGGTGGGAAGCGTGGCCCACCTACGATGAGGAAGGTCGGCTTCCTTCTCGTCCCCTGGTTCTGCAGTGA